One genomic segment of Fundulus heteroclitus isolate FHET01 chromosome 10, MU-UCD_Fhet_4.1, whole genome shotgun sequence includes these proteins:
- the ubtd1b gene encoding ubiquitin domain-containing protein 1 → MGGCVGRYWEDSQNRGSSRNGGRGGRNEPLKKERPKWKSDYPMTEGQLRSKRDEFWDTAPAFEGRKEIWDALKAAAVALECNDHELAQAIVDGASITLPHGTLSECYDELGNRYQLPVYCLAPPVNLISECSDEDPSDSPEPPVASKKEFQLKVRLSTGKDVRLSASMADTIGQLKKQLQAQEDMDVLQQRWFFSGKLLTDKTRLQDTKIQKDFVIQVIVNAQASGGPRASPVTSTPPPAPQ, encoded by the exons ATGGGAGGATGCGTGGGAAGATACTGGGAAGACTCGCAGAACCGAGGGTCGTCCAGGAACGGTGGACGAGGAG GCCGTAACGAGCCGCTGAAGAAAGAGCGGCCCAAGTGGAAGAGCGACTACCCCATGACGGAGGGCCAGCTGCGGAGCAAGCGGGACGAGTTCTGGGACACGGCGCCGGCCTTCGAGGGCCGCAAGGAGATCTGGGACGCCCTGAAAGCCGCCGCCGTGGCCCTGGAGTGCAACGACCACGAGCTGGCCCAGGCCATAGTGGACGGGGCCAGCATCACGCTGCCCCACG GGACTCTCAGCGAATGTTACGACGAGCTGGGGAACCGCTACCAGCTGCCCGTCTACTGCCTAGCGCCGCCCGTCAACCTCATCTCAGAGTGCAGCGACGAGGACCCCAGCGACAGCCCCGAGCCGCCCGTAGCATCTAAGAAAGAGTTTCAGCTCAAG GTACGACTGTCCACGGGGAAGGACGTGCGTCTCAGCGCCAGCATGGCCGACACCATCGGGCAGCTGAAGAAGCAGCTGCAGGCCCAGGAGGACATGGACGTGCTGCAGCAGCGCTGGTTCTTCTCCGGTAAGCTGCTGACGGACAAGACGCGGCTGCAGGACACTAAGATCCAGAAGGACTTCGTCATCCAGGTCATCGTCAACGCACAAGCGTCCGGAGGCCCCAGAGCCTCGCCCGTAACCAGCACCCCCCCACCCGCGCCCCAGTGA